The following proteins are co-located in the Natator depressus isolate rNatDep1 chromosome 4, rNatDep2.hap1, whole genome shotgun sequence genome:
- the LOC141986062 gene encoding uncharacterized protein LOC141986062, which translates to MMESQNRKRAPAWTEREVRDLIAVRGEESVLSDLRSSFQNAKTFVKISQGMKDRGHNRDLKQCRVKVKELRQAYQKTREANSCSGSEPQTCRFYDELHAILGGSATTTPAVLFDSFNGDGGNTEAGFGDEEDDDEVVDSSQQASGETGFPDSQELFLTLDLEPVPPEPTQGCLLDPAGGEGTSAACVSMITGSSPSQRLVKIRKKKKCTGDEMFSELMLSSHTERAQMNAWRQIMSACRKAQNDREKRWRAEESKWRAEDRAEAQMWRQRDERRQDSMLRLLEDQTTL; encoded by the exons atgatggagtcccagaatcgcaaaagagctccagcatggactgaacgggaggtacgggatctgattgctgtacggggagaggaatccgtgctatcagacctccgttccagttttcaaaatgccaaaacctttgtcaaaatctcccagggcatgaaggacagaggccataacagagatctgaagcagtgccgcgtgaaagttaaggagctgaggcaagcctaccagaaaaccagagaggcgaacagctgctccgggtcagagccccaaacatgccgcttctatgatgagctgcatgccattttagggggttcagccaccactaccccagcagtgttgtttgactccttcaatggagatggaggcaacacggaagcaggttttggggacgaagaagatgatgatgaggttgtagatagctcacagcaagcaagcggagaaactggttttcccgacagccaggaactgtttctcaccctggacctggagccagtaccccccgaacccacccaaggctgcctcctggacccggcaggcggagaagggacctccg ctgcatgtgtttcaatgatcacaggatcttctccttcccagaggctagtgaagattagaaagaaaaaaaaatgcactggagatgaaatgttctctgagctcatgctgtcctcccacactgagagagcacagatgaatgcgtggaggcaaataatgtcagcgtgcaggaaagcacaaaatgaccgggagaagaggtggcgggctgaagagagtaagtggcgggctgaagacagggctgaagctcaaatgtggcggcagcgtgatgagaggaggcaggattcaatgctgaggctgctggaggaccaaacca